In Micropterus dolomieu isolate WLL.071019.BEF.003 ecotype Adirondacks linkage group LG01, ASM2129224v1, whole genome shotgun sequence, the sequence AAGGAATAAatgaagagggagagggggagagattGAGGCAAGGGGAGTGACAAGgggaagaaacagagaaaaatggGAGAGGGGTTGACAGAgatagaaagagacagagagtgagagaaaccCTATAAAACTATATTTCTCCCAGGAGAGTGTAACAGCGTgatgaaaaagaaagggagggCCATGGGCGCGTGGCCCCTTGATTAAATTGTCCAAGCACCGGGAGGGAGCTAAAGGGGAGGGAAAGGCGGCGGAATGGAGGGAGGAAGTGAAGGACAGAGAGTAATGGCGCAGTGGAGAGAACACCTATAAAGAACAAGGCTGTcgttaagcaaaaaaaaaaaaaaaaacagaaagattgCACCATCCAGTAGGGGCAGAGACACAGAGCACGTGCAGGCGAGCTCACTTACATTCACACCTGCTTTTCACACAGCGTCTTTgatgacacacatacacacgcacgtgcatacacacacacacacacacacacactagtggTGTTAGCCTTGTAATGTGCCAATAAATCACACTAAGGGATAGATTGACCTTAGCTATTCTGCTCCCTCCTCCCAACCCCCTGACTGTTCCTTGTCTCTTCACTGTAgtttatgacacacacacacacacacacacacaaacacacactccaaaaGCCTTGTTCGTGTGCATTATACTACTGATAGGCTCCATTTATTACAGGTGGATAAAGTAGTAAAGATATATCTGCCATATATCTCTAATTAGATAAGATATAGCGTTATTGCCTTGCAGGTCAGGGTTTGCATGATTACGATTGAGAGTTATGTTTATTTGCTGCAACTTGCGTGACATGTTTGGCGGCTTACATGGTAGGATAGCTGCAAAACACAACTGAATACAGAAGCACGCTGCAAAAACACATGACTGAATACAGACATGCTGCTTGCCACACCGAGGACTATggaaaaaaagttacaaaacaCTGTAACTCAATTTTGATTGcgttttctgtttttgcagcacttttctgtgtttttcagctCCGAAGCCCATCATTGAGATGTATCAAACCTCCGAGCCAATTAACTTCCCACTCATCCATTTGTTTATAATCTTACAAGAGTCTCAATCAGTGTCTGTCTCTTTCCATCGTGCTGAAATACACAAAGTGCAAATGTGCCTTTACTGTGAGATGGTAAATAACCAGCCCACTTGCTACCCTTCGTGGTTAAGGTTACTAAAAGCTTGGGGCAAGATACATGTAGCACTATTCTAATGAGTTATTTCTGCTTGATGACCAAGGGGGAAGTTGAAGGTTTCAAGGTAGACCTTTGAATTTCAATGAAGCACAGGTTGTGCGCTCGACTACCAGTATGCGCATGTTCATGCAAGTGAAATAAGATCGCACATGAAAATGATCAGGAAGTTGCTCAgacaaaatatcttttttttctcccctcacTGTCTCTTCAACAAGGCAAGAGCATCATAATATTTTTCCCCACTCGGTCCATCCTGCTTCTAAGTAGTGGTGGAAATCGCCACagaacaaacatgttttctataAAAATATCCTTGTTTCTATAGTAACACGAAAGGCAGTTGGAGTTTTCTCCAGCGTGACCTTCATGTTAGTGAGGAGATAGCAGCACCTACTTAGAATGTTTGGGTGCTCCTTTAAGACAGGCTCATGCTCTAACAGGTCTAGACTAATTAAGCATAACATTTACCATCCCAGATAGATTGGTAATGAGGAAGCCTTGGAGAAAAATGTTAGATTcacattttatcttttaaatgaTGCTGTTAGAATTTGCTGTACGTTTGTTTAAAAGCCTCAGTTGGTTAGAGGATGCAAGAGTTAGATAGGATATGTAACACAATGTAAGTATATCATACTAATATTTATCACAGTTGTAATGCCATCACGACTGGTGCAGATCCTCATCCTAACTAAGGCatcaactaacgattattttcctTATCAATAAATCtctaaaagatacatttttttccccGATTAGTTGTTAGgccagaaaattgtgaaaaatgtccatcagtgtttcccaaagcccaaggtgaagctggaatcagagaattagcacgtttttttctttcaaaatagACTCAGAGGGATTATTTGATTATCAAAACAGATGTTAGATTAATGTAATAGTTGACAACGAATCAATAAATCGACTAGTCGTTGCCATAGCTGTCAACAttgggatttgaaaataagggaaatttTCAGGCGATTTCAGGTGATTACAATGTTGCTCATCATTGAGTACGGGTAACCTCCATCCATTTGGTGAGATACTTGCACAGAATTTTTGCCTTTTTGGGAGGTACTCCTTTCCTTCAACATTTGTCCATCCTTGAATCCTACTGTTCTTATTCTTAgactctctccttcctcttcttcttgtttaaTTGGCAGGTACCGTTAGTAAATGAGTAAATGACTTCCTTCCTGTCACTAGATGTTACAGCTAATGTTCTACATACAGGCACCTGCTATACCGGAGGGAGGGGGTGAGGGTGGGGGGTGACAGCGGGAGAGAATGGTCAAATATGGGAGAATCCTGGAAAAATGGGAGAATTGACAGCTGCAGCTCTAATCCTAACTTTAAAAGCCCAGAAAACCTAttttcacaaacacaactttttacTGTGAGTGATGTGGATCTACATGAATTCAAAATTAcaacagttttgtttatttccatTGTACATTCGACTGTACATTGAGGGGAGTTGCACTTGAATATTGTTGAATTACAttcaatgacaataaagctttCGGATTCAGATTGACACAGAGCAATGTtaacattcatttggagtcatgtttaaAGAAGTCCACCCGACTATTTGTCTAATATTGACTCCCCTCCTCGCTCCAGTCTCCAACTCTTAAGAGCGCTgcaccatgttcaccagctagtcgctaacttagTCTTTCTGCCATCCATTTGGTTCTAGTTAAGGAGTGTCGCAATACTGTTTGATGAAAACAGCTGGAGGATGAATCAAAACCGTGGAGTTgtgggccataaaaccaaaagaatgtccttaaagaggtggtattatggtttttggctcctttattgagttatatatcttttttgtgcatgtgctaggtttgcaaagtgaaaaagcccaaagtccaccccaaagggagttctcatcttccacagaaaacactgctctgaactgcctgaaaacagctcatttgtattccagcctttacttccctttcttgtgatgtcacaatgaaaatacgtgtcataatgcttgctgagcgactagtccgacacgccctgaAAAACACCGGTAGAAAAACACTCTGCAGCGTACCTcttctctcccttccaaacactagctaccctccaagcagtctttaactgcctttttgttgttggagccAGAAATCAGATTAATTTAATGTACAACTTCATGgataaaaagtacaaaatcagttttgtttttttttgcgctgaatttacatttatgaatgtgaAATCTTGCCAaaagaattaatacatttttaatgaagaaaatcttttctttactttgacttctataaaagcaaaatacaacATTCTTCCACAATAAGGCTAAGTCTTTATAAAGATGGTCAATGATGAATCTGCTGAGGTTTTGCCAAAATGTTCTGGTGTGTGAGCAATACCAAAAGAGGTGCAAAACAGTTTCTGGGTGGTCTTCTACCCTCCAAGtggtcaatggacatgaagttgttactgtgatgtagagacggagctcagttaaaactttatggatgaaagatacttttgttacagattaataactcaccactcggAAACTCTTGctccgcctttctctgcttctgattagctagtagtccttaactaggaactgtgcatgtgcaactcccaacaaagatcatttagagataagtgcagtatgacaaaaaatatggtgttttttgaaaattaaaccatgtaaacctgttctggtacaacccctaaataggattttgaacctgaaaatgaacataataccacctcttaaAAAACACTAAAACGCTCTGTCGAGCTGATGGGAATTgcagagtcaggtgataattctcctGGGGAGTgttattgattagtgcagctttaaactaATTACTTAACCCtatattaattgattaatttccTGTTGATTGATGTTACGTATTTTATAGACTGAGCACTTCCTGACTTCtaaatatgttttgaaatgaCTAATTTGGATGCTTTATATGCCTAATAATAGTGTAcatattttcattgtaattCTCGTTAAACCCTCATAAAAGAAAGTCCTTTTGACTCATGACGGCTTCAGCTCCTGTGGTTATTTTATGCTCTATGGTAGTAATGACGCTTATAAGGCTAAACATAATTTTTCCTTATCAAAGGGATCACCACGGTGCTGACAATGACCACTATCAACACCCACCTGAGAGAGACGCTACCCAAGATCCCCTACGTCAAGGCCATCGACATGTACCTGATGGGCTGCTTCGTCATGGTCTTCCTGGCCCTGCTAGAGTACGCCTTTGTCAATTACATCTTCTTTGGAAGGGGCCCTCAAATGCAAAAGAAGCTAGCGGAGAAGGCAGAGAAGGCCAACAATGAGAAGGCAGCCAAGTACGACGCTGCGAGGGTGAGTTGGGCATTGTTGACTGGACGTTTTTGACATCACATCTGGACTGACGGAAATGATCAGTGGATAAATGGGTTGAAGATTGAATTAAAAAGTACATCAATAAATGAATTGCGCAGTACGTGTAGGATCAAGGTGAACCTACACATACATTCtgtatacatgcatacattcagtTGTTGTTCCTTTTTTACCCAACTGATAGAAgtcagtggtctgtgtgaccaGATAGGTGTGCTATACCGTAATCTGGTGTGAATATTTGCTTATTTCCACAGAAAATGCTGCAGGACAGTATGTAGAAAAGACAGTCTGAGTGGACAGTCTCAAATTTTTCAACATGAAAACAGCCTCGACACTGCAGTAATTCTAAAACTTTTTTGTCAGCTTTTgataaaaaagcagcaaaaggAAAATATTCTGCATAATCGAACTGTATTACATTCTCACATTATTCATAGGCATCTGTATCCCCGGTGGAGGCTTTAGTAGCCcaaatatgaatttaaaaaaacaaacaattttcaGGTATTTGTTCCCCACATGTGGCTGAATATTTTCATCTTCTCAGGAGGCAGGTAGTAGGACCGCATCCCTAAAACGGTCCAATCAGGTTAAAGGTCTTCGCCACTCACGCTCGGTGAGTTGTTTGTTCAGTGAGACTCTTCAATATCCTTGAGTCAACTCTGCCATTGCCATCAGCTGACatggatgtttttatttattttcttttgcctTAATGCAAAATATCTCCACATCCATGGAATGAATCAAGTGACAACAGACATCTTCATGACACTTCGACTTTTTCATTGCAGTCTTTTCTACATCGAAACGATGGTCATGCTCGATCTTACATTGTAAAATTGGTGTTTCAGATATGAACCCGTTTCTCCTTTCAGAGGTCATCCTGAATGCATGCCGTCTGTGTATCTTTACTCATTGGAATCATCATGGAAAGTCACATTTCTCGCAGCAAGTGACATTGCGCATGTCAGGGTGCAGTGAAGCAGTGTGACATTCAGTGTGTAGTCACTGCTGAGGTCCCCCATCTTGCATATTCGCTGCATTAGTGGTGCAGTCAGGattattttagtttgaaaaGTGTAAGAAAGTATGAAAATGTATGCATTGTTGATTAGTACTTCATAGCCAGCCACTTTGAAAACAGCTAAATTTTAGGCAAGTTTATCATGTGTGAGTGACATTTCTCCAGAAATGTGGATATATTGTagtattttgaaatgaaacGCATTTCAGTTCCATGGTTGAAAAAGCATGTCTAAAACTTACCTTACTTAAGTTAGGGGATCTTCCTTCTAAAGTTGTGTTTAGACGGAACAGAAAGCATAatttagaaaatgtttcagcTTAACCCATGGATTATTTCAATtctgagaggaaaagagagagagagactagaAAGAACAGAAAGAACTCGAGTTTCTGGTGAGTTCTGAGACCAGAACTGAACGGTGACCCCACACGGTTGGTTACAAGCTAGCTTACAGCTATTATCTCTACATTGGCATTTTGGGGTGCCTAAACACTGACACAAACTGTGCAAACAATCCAGCTGTCAAATTTgcacaaataagaaaaaaatgatttgtttctgtctgaacacaccttAGTTAAGAACCTTTTGACCTATGCAAACACTGAAACTTGAAATGCGGGACTTCCACAGTTACTACATTTGCATGAATGATCGCCATCGCCCATtattgttgatttgttttgtggtgCACACACCATAGGCATGGAGTTTCTAAGTATTTCATTAAATTGATGAAAGTGATGATGTGGGCTTGTATTGCTTCAGTTGCGGAAAAACACATTCTTCATGTGCTTCAGCAGGAAGGTCAACAGGTTCACAAGTCCaatcagcagacattttgattgGTTTGCTATTACCTTCTCTTTGCTCTTTCTCCCTGCCCCTTCCATTTCAGATAGTTTTAATCaatcataatttaaaaaaaagtatttctctgacatttctttGATTATTTGTATCAGTGGAAACTCTGATGACCATCTTGAACGGTCATCTGGATGCTAAGAATGGCTGCCATTGTAAAATGCCATTGACGCAATGACAGCATGAAACCCAAGCTGTGCCTGAAACTGCTCCCTACTCCACTCCCTTCATGTTCCACGGAGACGACAGTTTTCATTACATTGTATGAATTTTTTTGAGGTAATTACAAAGGGCATcaatttcacatttcaaattGAACACGCACAAAGGGGAAGTTTTAGTTAGAGTTGCAATTTGTAGTGCCGACTTGTTGCCATGGCaaaaacatgacatgacattCATGGACAGAGTATGAGACAATGGGCCCCTGACACCCCCACCCCTCCTAAATAGGAGCAAGACACCCAGACTGAGATACAAAATGGCTACCAACAACACTGATGTATTTGTAGtcgttttgcatctctttgtggttgtttgagtctctttgtagtcattttctgtctgttgttgtttgcatctctttgtagtCACTTTGGGTCTCTTTGTGTCACTTTGTAatcattttgcatctctttgcaAACGGTTTGCAGTTGTTATGTATCTTTTGAATGCACTGTGCACCAAGGGAGAGTGCCTTAAAATCTCATGGAGTGTGCTCTCTAGCTGTTCCATTTATCTGCACATATGTTAGTAATTagttttcaaatttttttatgCATTCAGGCGGAACCGCAAAGCCACGGGAACATCCTGCTAACCACCCTGGAGATCCATAACGAAGTGGCGGGAGGCGAGATCACCACCAGCGTGGCGGACATTAGGAACTCTCAGTCCATGGTGCAGTTGGACAGCACGGCCTCGACGCACATCCAGTACCGCAAACAGAGTGGCGGGGTCGGCCCTCGCTCCGCCAGCCGCCACTCCCTGGACCGGTCCACCCAGATAAAACGCAGCCGTCTGCGGAGGCGGTCCTCGCAGCTCAAAATCAAAATCCCCGACCTAACGGATGTGAACGCCATCGACCGTTGGTCACGGATCATCTTTCCCTCCGTTTTCTCACTGTTCAACCTCATCTACTGGCTCTACTATGTCTGATTGGACTGTTTTGTTAAGATGttagttgttgtttgtttgattcttttcccattttgttctctttcttccttttttctgttgcttttatACATGATGGAATATGTCGAGTTAAAGACTGCAACActacaagacaaaaaaaattaaaaaaaacagactgagaaAAGACTACTGAGTTTTGGACCAAGTTCTCGTcaaaattgtttttatatttgcagTCTTTGAATCCTTAGTaccaagttctttttattttctaaagtATGTACTGTAATTGGGACTTGTGATAGTCATTTCCCAACATTTGCCCTCTCAGTAATGTGTAAATAGAGAGATACGAAGCCAGCAATTGAATAACTAATACAGtatttgcaaaaaaacaaacacaatagcAGTTAACGCAAGATTTTTtctaattaacaaaataattaagaAAACTTTATACTACACAGGTGGTCAGATAAATGCAGGCAATTCCTAAAAGTccattaaacaaaataatgtatGTTTGAGTGGTACCCTATGCACTATTAATGCATGTAATGATCAGCCATAGTAGAAAAATAATGACTCCTTTTTTGCCTTGGGTTATTTCACAACTTTACAGAAGAAAATACTCTgattatgtgtttgtttatagtgtTGATAATTTACAGTATACTTGCTATTAACTATATCATGGCATTGATCTGGTAAACCTTTACCCAAACAATAATTTAAAGTTGAGGATTCTCTCCTCTGTTCAGGATGATTGTGACTCAGGTTCAGAGTTTTTTGCTATTTGGCATCTTTTTCTTGACAAAGAAAAGTGTCACTGAAATATCCTTTGTGGTCATTTGATAAGTGGAGGTGGGGGGAAAGCACAAATATGAATGAAACTGCCATTTTACCTACCTATTCTACCTTCTGGCAACATCGCTTCAAGTGATAGCATGACAGAATTGCACTCAAATTTATCAAACTTCTTCTAAAAACTGTcttactttaatttaaaacaactgCCAAGGGCCTTTTGGGCAACATGGTTACTCAACCCATGAAATATTATGATATTTTTGTACTCTGTGTCTTCAGGTATTCATTTGATTTCCTAACCCATCttgttgaattattattattttatttttcgcTCACACTAACTCTGTTGTGGTGATAGAGCCGAGgaatgaaatacatttattgtacataagtatgtacatatacatatgtgtgtgtgtgtgtgtgtgcgtgtatatatatgtatgtatatatatatatatatatatatatatatatatatatatactgtgtacagcccaaaatgaaaatgatcaatTGTTGAgaattttgatttgattgtcATACTGGCTATTAACTGTCAGGCTATTTcgtgcaaaaaaaaagaaaaaaggacaaGGATTAAACAAATTAACCAACGGGTCAGTTTCAAGGATCAGTTTAGTTTTTGAGCGTGGGGCACTCTGAATGCATCTTCTCAAACATCCGATCCTGTTGAAGTTCCACACTGTATGTATGTTCACTCTGCATTTTAGAGTTACTGTATGCCCCGCCATACAGCAGCAGATGATGCAAATGGATTTCATTAATTCCGCAGACGGACTACAATAATCGGTCTGTCGACCTATAAGCACATACTAGCGCTGAATGTATCGGATCCATTCTTCAGGGAGAGGATAATGAGCCATGGTCATCATTTCTCTATCAGAATGTAACGCCCGTTCTGACGTTGCAAGTGTCGAAGAATGAGGGGGAAGGGATGGTGTTTtaagagtgtgtgcatgtgcatgcgtTTGAGAAAGATGGGGAATGGATAAGGAGAGCTTGAGAGCGGAGGGGCGTGGGTAGAccatttattttctgtgctgCTTGCTTGATTATGGACAAATGTCAACGTATAATAGTTTTGTGGATAAAAATAGCTCTCCTGTCCAACTCTTTTGATAAACTGTGTGCCATTTCACCTAAGGTTGCAGAGCAGTCCACCAGTTACAACTCACAGGCAATTATGTAACTTTGAAGCATTCTTGTTCAGTCATAGATATGTGACATACATACGCTGGTTGTGCATGTATAAGAAtacatgtagaaaaaaaaatgctactTAATAACATTGAGTTCTATTGTGATTGAGGAGCTCGGTCTGTCCAAGAGTTGGGAACAATGTCACTTTGAAgtataaaaaagtttatttgtacagtcTGATCAGTTTATATATGACTAAGAACTGAATGTATTGTACTTGGATTGTTGCTGCACAAATGCCATTTTCTCTCTGGAAACGGGATTGTCCTCAACCCTGATTAATTAGGGCTCTAGCTGATTCCACATTCAAGGACCCAAAGTCTCTTGCTGGTTTCTTGTCCTGTTTTCTACTGTGTAGACTGGGGGCACAGTGCACATATGACCTGGATCCACATcctgttctcattcccagaACGTCAAATAGCTATGCTTTGTCGCGTCTTCTGCGTCTGGTATGGCTTTTACCCCAAAGTTCAATGCACTGGGGGAAGCCATTTAGTGCCATTCTTCAATGCTAGAAGTACtacaaataacagaaaagtcagagtacgGAGGGAGTTGGGGTGGACCAAAACTGGATTTCCACCCAGGAAACCGGTGTTCGTTTCCCgcttgaaacaaaaagtcaacattgatttcTTTTAGTGATGTTACTTACATAGCGTAATTCACGTCATGTGAGTAGCGTAGTTATTATTTAggccaaaccatgatcttttccaaaTCATAACTttttcctaaacccaaccaagtagttttgggtgcctaaacctaaccaagctGTGACGTTTCACAACCGTAAACACATGCTTTTTTCACGCTAAAGGGTAACTAGGGCTTTAAAAAGagacaccaaggggtcttgacaaagcatccatatgtgacgccctgggatgagaacagGTTGGGATTCAATGTAAGAGGAAAGCTCTAGTTGTAGATGAAATAACATCTGTATATAATAAGCCAAAACATCTTGCTGAAGGTGTGttcagaaagaaagcaaagcaAATTTTCACCTTGCGTTATTTGAGCAAACTTGACGGCTTGTGTTTGCCCCGAAAAAGCCAATATACCAACTACATGCCAGCAGTAAGTTCGCTAGCAACGCACTGACCCACACTGCCATATGGGAATGAGCGTCACTGAACACCAGAAACTCCAGTTTGTTTGTTCATCCGTACTTCCCTCCAGCCTCTGTGCGTTTATGAAGTTAATTCACAAAGCCACTGGATTCACTTAATTTTTTTGGAAGTTGTGTTTTCAACTCCTGCAGATATGTCTTTGTGTTAAGTCGCATCTCTCCATTGACTCTATATGCAATTGCACAACCACTTAAAGTCACTTGCcattctgtctgaacacacagtACAAGAGGATGTCTTGACTTAGGTCTTGGGTACAAATCAATGTTTTGTGATCTCATGCATTCAAGGTAGAGCAATGTTGGAACCAGTTTGTCCAAAGATGTTTCAAGCTGCTTTGCGTAGTTTGGAGGAAATTTGTACCTATGAAATTCCGAAACGGTTGATAAAGCTTCAGTGTTGTGTAAATAAGATATAATAAGACAGATTTCTTGAACACTGAAACTTGAAAATAACCATTTTACAGTACAAGACAAAAAATCTTCATGACTTAGTAGTTCACtttgatttaaatgattattttcgAGTCATGTGGTGAGATTTTTTGCAGTTGGTCATTGTACGAGTCATTTCTTAAATTACCAAAACTCATTAGTGCAGTTGAAAGGTGAAAGAGACAGTAGCTGTTACAAACTCCAGATACTTGTTCATCATGCATGCAACTACAATTCGTAACATGGgaagataaaaaaaaggaaaaaaaaaaagatattttgcaAACTCACATATGAGAGCTGCCATTTTAGAGATGACATTATGCCATGTGAGCctacattaaaaagaaaaaagtaacaaaaaaagaagtcaTCAAAGACTTCAGGTGTTGTATGGCCTTGGTCCCATAATGGAATGTGAAATGTTCTGTGCTGCCACAAAATGTATTTAGGCTTAGATTTATACTATATATCTCTGTAtgtttctcttcctttttcaaTAGATTATCATGTTAAACCATCAAATAAATGATATACATTGTACCTGTGTATTTGGTATCACAAGCATGCATAACACTCCGTAAAGAATCAGCAAAGTACATGTATTTTAAGCTAATACAATAAACAGTCATTTCAAACAGCcaataaatcataaaaaaaaacattttaataaagctTGAGAATTTTGAAATCATAAAAAAGATTGCCTGTACATACTTAGCACTAACAAAGAATATCTCTTCAACTATtcaggtgcccttgagcaaggcatgTAATCCCTATCTGTTCTGGTGCGgctacttacttacttaactAGACTTTTTATTGTACTTGGCAACCCCTCCACCCCCATTGGGCATTTTTTTGTGTCTGAAGTTAACTATTAACAATGAATGTGTGTCAGCGTGTTGGTGAATAAGAGTACAGTAGTTCCCTGgataaataaagatgaaaaaaaaaacactctgtGGAGGTTATTATTGAGCATTGTAACCTGTCAAATTGACATCCCACTCAATTTCTACAAAGTTTGCGACTCAACAAAAGTTGTTTGAAATTATGAAAAAGTTTTGCTCAAGGAATTTTTTTGTTAATATCAGGAGTTTAAGTCTTTGCATTatcaatttacatttttcagCAGATAAAACTGAGACTGACTGTTGAGGTTACCTTCACCCAATCGGATTTTTGCTGCCTCCAGAAGAGTGCCATGTATCTTTCTTGGTGTTGTCCACTAGTCCTATGTGCAATTTGATCAGTTGTTTCTTACAGTAATGTagttaaaagataaaaaatatgtaaattgcGTTATTTTTTGGtaaatttaatgttaatggTAACCTCCCAGTAAGTCAAGTAATTGTGCTATTGAATGCCAGGTGTCTTCCAACTAGTCACTGTGAGATGTGATTTCACAGAATGATTACTCCCTTTTTATGGTTGTTACAATCAAGTGTGACAGCTGAGACAGAAAACCTGTATAGTCCCGATCCTGTATTGCAAATCTTTGAAAATTCCGACTGGAAGAATCTGTGAAATACGACCCAAGAAATCACCTTTTTTTCAAACAGTAGATCAATTAGAGGAAGCTACACCAGAACCCCACAACTATA encodes:
- the LOC123974459 gene encoding gamma-aminobutyric acid receptor subunit beta-3-like isoform X6 — its product is MYFQQYWRDKRLAYIGIPLNLTLDNRVADQLWVPDTYFLNDKKSFVHGVTVKNRMIRLHPDGTVLYGLRITTTAACMMDLRRYPLDEQNCTLEIESYGYTTDDIEFYWKGGESAVTGVTRIELPQFSIVDYKLVSRNVVFSTGAYPRLSLSFKLKRNIGYFILQTYMPSILITILSWVSFWINYDASAARVALGITTVLTMTTINTHLRETLPKIPYVKAIDMYLMGCFVMVFLALLEYAFVNYIFFGRGPQMQKKLAEKAEKANNEKAAKYDAAREAGSRTASLKRSNQVKGLRHSRSAEPQSHGNILLTTLEIHNEVAGGEITTSVADIRNSQSMVQLDSTASTHIQYRKQSGGVGPRSASRHSLDRSTQIKRSRLRRRSSQLKIKIPDLTDVNAIDRWSRIIFPSVFSLFNLIYWLYYV